The nucleotide sequence TCTATTATTTTCTGATGCTACTCCGTAAGAATAGTAGTAACTTGCAATAGTTGTTTGACTACTTGATGACATGGAAACCTCCTTAACCTCAGTTTCAGATTTATTTTACTTAACCTCAGGGGATTTTACCTTCAATCAAAAAAAAGAAAATTTAAGCAAAGCTCTCTCCGGAGTTAAGCAAACCAATCCCGAAACTGAGGCCTTCAGTCTCAAGCAGGATTTTAGCCTAAGCTGGTGTTAATTGACAGGAAAATCCCTGAATAAAAAACATTATATTTTTTTTGAGAGGTTTTCATTGCACTAAAAGACCTAGATAAGTATGATATAATACATCAAACAACCTTAGAGAGGTGGAAAAATGTCTTCTTCAGATAAATTATCTTTAATTCCTTCTTGTTCCCAACTTAATGTATTTGAAAAAAAAGTTCCGCAGTTAAACAAAAAACAGGCATTTTCACCTCCAAACCCATCGGTAAGTATTGAGCAGATAAAAGAAATGGCAATCCACTTCTTTACTACCGAATCAATAGCAAACTCTTCTAAAACTCAAAAAGCATCTTCATGGATAAAGCTAGGAACTGAGGTTGCTTTGCAAAAAATTTTCAAATCTAACCGAGATTTGTTTAATGAAATATCTTCAGAAATTGATGATGTGATCGATTTAAAGTCGAAAAAGATTGAATCCAGTCATAGAGAAGCTTTCAAGATGCTTTGGTCTGGTAATAAACAAAAACTGGTTTGTGATATCCTTGGTACCTTGATGCTTGGCCCTACGACAACAATGGTACTTCTTTCAGATTTTAAATCAGAGCCAAATCGCCAAAAAAAATCTTATCTTTTATTACGTGTAAAAATTAGCATAAAAACATTAGAGCAGCTAAATATTTCTCAGAAAGAAAAAGAAACATGGAAAAATAAGCTTCATAATGAGATAGATAGCTTTTCTTTACAACCAGCCTTCCAAGAAGTTATTGCTGCCTCTGAGTTTATAGCTTACTACCTTTTAAAAACAGACCTTTATACTCTGAATGGAAAAGCTTTAAAAGAGGTTATTTGTTGGGACAGCCAGGACGAGATGTTATCTTATATTGTTAGGGACGCTGTTAAAAATAGCCTTAGTATAACAAGTTACCACCATTCTCTAGACATAAATATATGCCACATCATCTCAGGTATATTTGCGGCTTCTTTAGATAACCCTAAGGAAGCAAATAACTACTTTTCCCAAATGTTTGGTTATATAGAAAAATTGCAATCTAAAATTACCCCTAGTCTCTGCTCTCATGAAAAAAACTGCTTATCGAATGAAAAGAAATATGAAAACTTATTCAACTTTATAATAAAGCATGCCAAAAACCATAACGCACGCCAGCTTGCTGAACAAGCTCTACAGAATAAACCAAAGCAGTCTGAGCTAGCAGATCAAATAAACCTACTCGATCTTTCCGGTTGTTGCTTAAAAGAGTCGGATTTAAAGAATTCGAATATTGAGCTCCTTAGGGAGTTGCGTTCTTTAGACTTATCAACCAATTGTCTAGAGCACATTCCAGATGCTATTGAAAAATTAAGGTATTTGAGATCATTGACCATTAATGGAAATAAGCTAAAACAAATCCCAAAATTTATTTCAAAAATGCCTAATCTTAACTATCTCTCTATTCTTAAAAACCCCATCAAAGAGGTTCCTGCTTCCCTGAAAAAAATTATTTGGGAGTTGCCTTACCTTGCTAGTTGGGTTTAAAAAGGCTTGCATATTTTTCAATATTTTTTTTTGCATCTAATCCTGCAACAACTCTTAATGCAGTGTAGCACTCTACCGCTGTGGTGTGAGGAAAGGGAAAGCTTGCTCTTATAAAAAAGGGTAGGTCTTTAGAAGGAGCTGATTGAGCAACCCTTTTCTCTAGAGTCGCTGTAGCTAGTTCTTTGTTATCATTCCCTTTAGGGTGTATTCCAATAACCGGAATATTTTGATCTCTTTCTTGCAGTATAAGTTCGTCTTTTTTTAGTCTTTCATATAAAGCATTTGTATTCTCAAGGATTGTTTTATAATAATTTTCAATACTCGTCATCCCTTTTCCTATAAAAAGTGAAAAAAAACTTTCAGCTTCTTTAGACATAAGATCTTTATCTCTGCTTTTTTTAAGCCTTAGACTTAAAGTATCTTCTTTCTCAAAACAGACAATAGCGCCCCCAGTATATTTATCAAAACCACAGCTATAAAATTTAGCTAAACTTGTTGTAAGTACTAATCGAAGTTTTCCGCTTTGAATTTCGTTTTCCAGAGCTTTTTTTATATCCCAAATTTTTTTCTCCGTTAGTAGCGTTGTCGAAGTATCTAACACCACTGTAAGAGGGAGAAGCTTATCCTCCCTGTTAGAAAGAGCTTTTTCTACAAGCTTTACTACTGGACTTTCCTCAACCTTTTCTAGGGTTACATTATTGGGGTAAAGATCTAGAACAAGTAGATCTAGATCTTCTGAGAATTCATCATTATTTTTGATTGTGGATACATTCCACTTAGACAGCAACCAAACTAACTCATCTTTGATTTCATAATAGCTACTTTCTAACACATTTAAAGAAGGTGTTTTGTTTTTATAGTCTTCAAGTATAGCTTGTAAAATGTAGTCAAAGCATGCCATTCCACTATTATAGCACAGCACTGTTCCATCTTTGTCTGGTAAAGAAGTGTGAATAACTTCTTCAAGTTCTTTTTCTTGCTTAACAAATAGACTACAGAAAATTATCTCTTCGATAATTGAGTGGTAATGGTTAAGAGCTTCTTGAAACGACAGGTTGTTGTTTAAACTCTGACAGTCTTCAAGTATTTTTTTAGCGCTGAACTTAGTAAGGTCATTTTCTTGAATTCTATCTAAAATATCCTCTAAAAGAGTTAAAATAAGTTCTGTATAAGAAGAAAAAAGCTGGTTTTTACATCCTTGAAGTTTATCCTTCGCGTTTTTTAAAGTGTTTTTTGCAAGTTGATTCTGGTTAGAATGGGAAGAAGAAGACGAACTGGAGGAGCTAGAAGAAAAATTAGAGCTTTGAGAACTTAATCGAGAGTTTTCTGTTGTATTGCTTAGTATTTTGAATCCTGTTTCAGCTAAAGCTCTTTTTATCATAATCATTTCTGGATAACCACCAATAACCCCCCGGTGATCAAGCATTTCTGCAATAGCTTTGTATTCTTTATTTCCTTTTTTCAAGTGGCAGTTGTTTTTTGAGAAAAAGATATAGACTCCAACATATTCGTTGACCTTAAGAACACCTCCAAAAAAAAAGTTGCCTTGTTGCTTATTAAGATTTTTAACTGTTTTAGCAATTTTGAGGTTAACGATATCTATATCATCAGAATCGTTAGTAAAGAAACCCTTAATCCACTCACTAATATCAAAAAAAACTAGATTATTTTGGGTTTGAATACTGGTAATTTTTGAAGTTTTGGTGTACCCCAAATTATGGTAAGTACAGCTCCTTTCCATAGCTATAGGAAACCGATTTGGCTTAATTAACCCAGCACTATATTTATTATTAAAATCAATATTATTTGGTAACCGGTCCTTAAAGACCTGTTTGAAAATCTGCAGTGTTGGAGAGCCATCCCCCCGATAATATGTTGCTTTATTATCTTTTTTTCTAAGGTAATCGAGTGGAGAGCGGTCAATTATATCATGATCCGTTAGTATGGGAATCGTACTCCCTCTAGAAAGAAAGTGTAGGGCAAAAGTCTTCACTTTAATCAAGGTATCTCTATCTTGAATATCTTTTGTAAGACCTGATAGACAAGAAATTTTTTCATAAAATCGGTTAAAAAGTTTAGTGAAATCTTTAGTTGTTATATGTTCGAGGCTCTTTGTAAGGTTTTCCTGAGCCGGTATCTCTATGTCTATCCTTTTGCTATTAGATGTTGCTGACATTTCTTCCTCTTAATGTTATAGGTGTTGAAAACCAATTGTTTAAAAGAAGAAACCGTATAAAAGTATTCCGATTTTTTCTTTTTTTCCCTTCGATATATAGAAGCTGAGCATAACAAATATTGCCTATTTTGTAATCTAAAATAAAATTTTATCATATCGGAATTTATTCTTAGGCAGACTATGAAGAACCGTACAAGCTTGATTTTTCCCAAAGAATTCCTTTAGGCAAAAATAGCTCTCTGATATTGTGCCGAGAAAGAGGTATTTTACATGGGCAAGAACGTTACACAAAAACTGATTGAAAGCCACCTTGTGGAAGGGGAGATGGTTCCTGGTGAGGAAATTGGGATCAAGATCGACCACACTTTGACGCAGGATGCGACGGGAACGATGGTGATGCTTGAGCTCGAGGCGATGGGGCTTAAAGAGGCGAAGACCGAGGTGTCGTGTCAATATGTCGACCACAACATTATCCAAAATGACTTTAAGAACCCTGACGATCACCTCTTTTTATGGAGCGCCACGCGGAAGTTTGGCCTTTGGTATAGCAAGCCAGGGAATGGAGTGAGCCACCCGGTTCACATGGAGAAGCTCGGTATTCCCGGTAAGACAATGGTCGGCTCCGATAGCCACACTCCAGCAGCGGGGAGTTTAGGGATGCTCGCCATCGGAACGGGAGGTTTGGAGGTTGCTCTTGCCATTGCGGGAAAGCCGTTTTATTTCAAAATGCCCAAGGTGATGGGTGTCAAGATTACGGGAAAACTTCCCGATTGGGTGAGCGCCAAAGATATTATTTTAGAGATGCTTCGCCGCCATGATGTGGCAGGAGGAGTGGGCAAAGTTATCGAGTACTATGGTCCAGGTTTGGAAAATCTTTCAGCGATGGACCGTCATGTCATTACCAACATGGGAGCAGAGCTGGGGGCCACCACAAGTGTTTTCCCTTCCGATGAGGAGACGCAGCGGTTTATGACCCTTCATGGGCGGGGGAAGGATTGGCTAGAGCTGAAAGCGGATCCTGACTGTACCTATGATGAGCATGACGAGATCGACCTTTCTAAGTTAGAGCCGCTGATTGCATGCCCGACCAGCCCTGGCAATGTGGTGCCAGTTAAAGAGGTGGCCGGCAAGCCCATTTTTCAGTCGATGATCGGCTCTTCGGCAAATCCTGGGATGCGCGACTTTGCGATTGCGGCGATGATCATCGAGGGGAAGAAGTCGCAAGATCAAGTATCGCTCGACATCAACCCTTCATCGAGACAGGTCCTTGAAAACCTTGTTTCTGGGGGCTACCTCGCCTCTTTAATTCGGTCAGGGGCGCGGATCCACCAAGCAGGATGCAATGGATGTATCGGAATGGGACAGGCGCCCGCTTCGGGAAAGATCAGCCTCCGGACCAACCCGCGGAACTTTCCTGGCCGCTCTGGAACCAAAGAGGACCAGGTTTATCTTTGTAGCCCTGAGACCGCCATTGCTTCAGCGATGACGGGGGTGATCACCGATCCCCGCGATCTTGATGGACCCTATCCTCAGTACAAAGAGCCTGAACAGATCGAGCTTGTTGAAGAGCTCTCTCCTCCAGGGGAGAAAATGGACCTGATCATGGGACCCAATATCAAGCCCCTTCCAAAGTTTGAGCCCCTGACCGACCACATTGAAGGACCGGTGCTTCTCAAGATGGGGGACAACATTTCGACTGACGAGATCCTCCCTGCAGGAACCAAAGTGCTCCCTTTCCGAAGTAACATTCCTGAGATTAGCAAGTTTACCTTTGGTCAGGTCGATGAGAGCTACTATGATCGGGCGATAAAGCATCAAAAAACAGGTTCTCTGCTTGTAGGAGGGAATAACTATGGGCAAGGATCGAGCCGCGAACATGCAGCGATTTCTCCCCGCTACCTTGGGGTAAAAGCGGTTATTGCCAAAAGCTACGCCCGGATCCACCGGAAAAACCTCTGTAACTTTGGAGTTTTGCCCCTCACTTTTGTGGACCCTGCCGATCACGACAAGATCTCCCAAGAGGATATCCTTGAGATTAAAGATGTCCGTCAACATATCGAAAAAGATCATGAATTCGAAGTTTTTAATAAGACAAAAAATGAGAGCTATAAGGTAGCCCACGGCCTTAGCCAGCGGGAGCGAGAGTCGATCCTTGCCGGAAGCTTGATTAATGTTGCGTTGGAGGATTAAGTGTTACTATTCATAGTCCGTGTCATCATCACCACCATTGTTGTCCTCCTTTGTGCCCACTTCCTTCCCGGGTTGGAGGTGAAAAACAACCTCGATGCGATCTTTTTTGGGCTCATTCTAGCGGTGATTAACTCGGTGGTGAGGCCAATCTTGACCCTTCTGACTCTGCCGATTTCGATCCTTACCCTCGGACTTTTTCTTTTGGTGATCAACAGCTTTACCTTTTGGCTAGCCAGTGAGATCTCCTATGGGGTCCATATCCATACGTTTTGGGGCGCCTTTTGGGGAGGAGCGATCATCTGGGCGACCGGGATCTTTACCAACCGCCTGATTTGGGATTCCCATACTTACTAACACCTTCAAAATAGGTAAGAATAGCGTTTTGTTGTTCTTCGTTTAGGTGGATATTAGGGCGCTGCTTTTTTACAAAGTCAAAAGCACCCTTAAAGGACATTTCATGGTGTTTTATTAAGTAGGCAACAAAGATCGAAGAACTCCGTCCCACTCCTCCTTTACAATGGAGATAAACCGTTTTACCTTCCCGAAAGCATTGGTGGAGGTAAGCGATCCCTTCTTCGATCTGCTTATGAGTTAAGGGGCAGTAATCCTCCGCATGAATATGTTTTACAGAGACTCCAGCTGCTTCCCAATCTTCTGGTTTTACAGGGGTGTTGAACCACCCTTCTTGAAGTTCAAAATCTTCCACTACCGAAAGGATATGGGTTACACCGAGGTTAACAATTATCTCTAAATGGCCACTGTTTGCAAGAGGAAGTGCACCAAGATAAAGGTTAAAGGGTTCGATGCGTGTCCACCAACTGCCACTTTTAACCAGCCTTTTGTAAAGAAGAGAAACTTCATACTTGATCTTTTTTATACAGAAAGGGGAGTTATCTCCTGCAAAATGCTCCTGTCCAATTTGTGCAGTTTTTTTCTGCTCTGGATGCTCTTGTTCGATCTCAGTAACAGGGAGATCAGACCCTGACTCTAAAGGTTCAATAGACATATTACCTCTTGGTTAATTTGAGAAAATTTTACCAAAAAGAGAATTTTTGCAACAGCTTGTTGAAAATTTTGTTGATTAAAAAAAAGCACATCAGATATATTTATAAATTTATTGTACACGTTTAACGTTTAGGAGTATATTGGATATGAAAACGCTTTTATCACTGATCATCACAAGTACATTTTTTATAACAGGGTGCCACGTTTCGAGCCGGACCTCGATGTATGGAAGCGGGGGGCGCACCTCCTATAATGTTGCAGCCCAAAATACGACCAACCAAGAGCTCCTTCTGAACCTTGTCCGCCTTCGCTACTCTGACACCCCCTACTTTCTAGAGCTCAACGGGATCACCACCCAGTTTAACTTTACCGGAAAGCTTCTTCCCTCGATCAAAATTCCCGGATTTAACCAAGACAATCCCGCTGCATTAGGAGGGGACTTTGCTTGGTCGAACCAACCAACTATTCAGTACTCTCCTCTAGAAGGAAAGGACTTTGCTATCCAGCTGATGCAACCTCTAGATCTCCGTATTATCCAGGGACTTCTCCTAACAGGGTGGGATGTTGATCGGGTCTTCCGCCTTTTGATTCAGAACATGGCTGATATTCCTAACGCAAATGCTGCTTCAGGGCCTATTCCGGTTCGCCCTCCCCATTACAAGAAGTTCTTCGAGTGCTTAACTCTCTTACGCCACTTTCAGACTCTAGGACAGCTCCAAGTGGGAGTTCGCTTTATCCCCCACCATGGCGACCACGATTTATCGGAAGAAGATGCTTGTAAAGAGCGTCCCAACACAATTCAGATCTCTTTTCCTGCCGAGAGTGTTCAGGCAGAAAGACTAGCCGACCTCCTTGAAGGGGTGAGTAAAAGAAAAGGGCGTTATGTCCTTAACATGAGACAGGCCTTCAATGAGCAGGCAGAAATTGGAATCATGACCCGCTCCCTTTTAAGTGCCATGTACTACCTCAGCTTAGGGGTGCAGGTCCCTCTGCGCGATCTTCAAGCAGGGATCGTTGCCACCACACAAAATGTCGACGGCTCGATGTTTGATTGGGGCGAGGTTGTGGGAGATCTTTTTGAGATCCACTGGAGTCTTCACCGTCCAGACCATGCCTATCTAGCGGTTGCCTACCGTGGCTACTGGTTCTATATCGATGACAGCGATGTCAACTCGAAGCGGACCTTTGTCCTCCTTCAGCAGATCTATAACCTCCAAGCAAGACAGCAAGACAAAGAGTCACCCATCCTCTCGATCCCTCTAGGATCAGGATAAGATAAGTAAAAGAGGGTTACTTCTTCTTTGTTTTTTGTTTAGGCTCTTTCTTAGGGAGAGAGGAGACAAAAGCCAGGGAGCGGCTGATCCAGCCTTGGAGGGCCTCTTGGTCTTGTTGGATCGCAGGGGGGATCATTACATACTGTTTCATGGGGCGACCCATGGGGATGAAGGGCTCAGCGCCCAGCTTGGTGATCTCTTCGCGGGCTCCTTCGGGAAGACGGAGGACCCAGTTCTCTTCATGAAGTCCGGTAAACATGTTCCCATTCACAAAAGAGCAGGGGTAGCCGAACATCTTCCGCATCTCGGCGGCTTCAAAGGCCTCAAGTGTTTCGTAGAACCGATCGATCAGGTCTTGGGGTGATTTCTTCCATTTGCCCATAACTTCCTCTTGGTTAAGCGGGGTTAACAAACATAACATTAATTATCAGACGTTGGGAGAGCAGGGGTTTTTATCCCCCTGCCCTAGAAAAAACTAGCGGAGCGACTCGATTTCTTTGCTTGAAAGTCCAGTGAGCTTCGATATTTGCTGTACGGGAAGAGCATCTTTAAGCATAGCTTGGGCGATTTCTTGATCTCTTTCTTGACGTCCTTTTTCGAGCCCTTCCTCAACTCCTTCTTTACGTTCCTTTCTTCTAGCATCATATTCGTCAGTCAAGGCCATATTTGCCTGAATGTATGCCTCTCTTTCAGCCGTGCTCCAATTGTACTCTTCCATCGAATGGTAAGCTTCTATCAGCTCTTTTTCTTGCACTTTAGAAGGAACTTCGTTTGTTTTTCCCCAGTTTTTAAAGAAGTACAACCATTTATCTTGGACCGTTTCTAACTCCTCCTCTTTTTTCTTGAATTTAGGAAGTTCAATGAAAACATAAGACATATCTTCTAGATTATGCTCTAATGTGTCTGTATCAAGGGTTTTATGATAGGAAATCACCTTTTCTTTCCCAGGAAATAGAACATGGTTTGCAATGGCAAGAAGGATAACGGGTTTTAGCTCAACGTACTCAGCTCCTTCAGGGAATTGAGAAACGTAACTATGAGCAAGATAAAACTGGGTCCGCTTGATAAATCCAGGGGCACTCTTATTTTGCATTCCAACAATGTATTGAATATTTCGCTCATCTGTGCACTTGATATTAAGAACACTTTTTTTCGTTTCTTTAATGAGAGGTGCTTGATCCTTTGGAAGAAGAGTGACTTCTTTGATTTTTCGATCCCCTTCTAGAGATAGAGCGGAATTCAAAAAGCTAATAAGCAAAGGTTTATGTTTTTCTGTTCCAAAAAGCTTTTTAAAAGAAACGTCATTTGTTGGGTTTAAATAGCGGCTCATTTTTATTTTTCCTCTGTCTGACTAAGAGATTCAATTGTTTCGAGAAAGCTTAGTTTCTTCCATAATTTCCTTAATCGAGTGGCCCCTATTAAGCATTGCAAGGGCAACCCCTTCCCTATAAGCCTCTCTGATAGGCAGCTGCAATCCTTGAGTTTTCTTCTTCAAGGTCTTGTTCACAAGCCATTTTTATGACTTCTATGTCATCTTTGAACTCTTCTCCAAGTTTTCTTATGAGCTCTTCATCTTTGGCCTTCACAGCTCTTCTATACTCATTTTTTTGCAGAGTTGTTCAAAGGTGAGCATGCATACCATAACAATTCCTATCTCTTTTTGTGACCTTGCTTCATATTTACCTGTACCCATTTTAACGGATCTTGCAGGTTTTTGCAAACCTTCATTTTAATTAAAAATTATTTTGTCATATTTATACTTAAAACTCTAGTCATAACGTCCTCGCAGAGCGAGGAGCTTAACGGTTAGGAGCAGCCCCAAGGGCTGCCATTTTTTCTAACCCTCCACTTTCCTAAAGTATCAGGGGCTTGCACCATGTGGCCCTCGACTATCTTAGATCCTCTCTGTGACGCCAATTCATGGAACACAGGACCTAAAAATGTTCGTACCTTTCCATACAGTGCTTTTTTGCGACATTTTGGAATAAATACTATGTGGTATTTGCAATTCCATCTAGAATGGGTTAAGCTTTCATAAGACGATATTATCATATATTTTCCTTTTGTTGACCCGTCAAGCCAACAAGGATAATATCGACATCGTCTTTTTTTTACTGAATCAGAGGCCAAGCCTTGGCAGTCTACTAGTCAAACTAGTGGTTTACCTATTGAAATTAGCCGCCTTACCAACCATGACTGGAAAACGGTTCATAATGTCATTAAAGCGTTAGAACAAGGAAAGTCAAAACCAGATAAGAAACCTAGAAAGAGTCTTTTAGATCCATACAGGGAGAAAATTCTTGAGCTTTTAGAGATGGGCTTGTCGAGTGTAAGGGTCCATGAAGAGTTAAAAGATCAAGGGTGCTGTGTCGCTTACCCCACTGTCAAAGGATACGTTGGTAAGATAAAAAAAAGGGAAGACATCACAATCCGATTTCATGCCGAGCCGGGGCAAGAAGGACAAGTTGATTTTGGACACTTCGGAAAGACCCTCGATAACCAAGGGAAGTTAAGGAAAACATGGGCCTTGTTCACCTTTACAGGTAAAAAGTTCGCACACTTATAAGAGAGAGATTCTAACAGGATTGATGGGAGATCGTATATAGTAAAATAGAGTCGACATATTATATTGCATAATCAACAAAAAAACAAAATACGACGACTCTATGAAAGCATTATCGGAAAACACTGATCAAAATTCAAGAAAAAAGTGTAAAAAAGTATATCGATCCCAATCGACTGTCTCTAGAAAAGTTGTTGCTTTTGAAGAGTTCATGAACCTCGAACATCACAAAAACTCTGAAAGATGTGTTGCTAAACTCCTTGAAGTCCCAAATTCAACCATGAGATCTTGGAGGAAAAAAGAGAGCGATAATGAGGAGTTAAGCGCCTTTTTTGAGACTCCTGTGGGAGCAATTTTCCTGGAAAAGAATGTCCTAGCGGTGATGAAGATATCTAAATGTGGTCCAAGTGGAATTCGTGGTGTAGAAGATTATCTTCAGTGCTTAGAGAAAAGTGTGTGCAAAGGTGAACGAGGCCCTAAGATTCTTTGGCAATATTTTTTTACCCCTTCCTGCAAAGGGAGTAAGGAGTTATTCTTGCCCAGCTCCTAAGTATCTGGGCTCCCTTGTACCTGAAATAGCACTTGCACGGCTTTAAGAGGAGACGAGAGGAGAAATCTTCTCGTCTACCGACTGACGTTAGGGAAATAGGGCCTTTTTTATAATCCCAGACTCTCAAGGTGAAATTTTCCTTGAAAGCCACTAATTTCGACTGCCGCTTGACAGAATTGCAATGTAATTTTTTCATTGGATTGAAAGAAATACACAGCAAAAGTGTCAAGTATGGGTAAAACAATCAAAAAAAGGGTCAATGAGGCTGAGATCAAGGCCTCTTTTGAGCGTCCTAGGGTCACAGCTCTTTTGGGAGCAAGGCGGGTAGGTAAATCAACTCTCCTTAGAGGCTATATGGCTGAGCATCCCGATAGAAAATGGGTCTTTTTTAATATGGACAGGCGGGATGAGCGGCTGCGGATAGCCGATCAGAAGCTAGAGCAGATGATCGAGGAAAAGGCTCTGCAGCGTATCGGGAAGGGAGCAAAGATCTGGGTAGCGGTTGATGAAGCGCAAAAGTGCCCTGAGCTTTTTGAGCAAGTCAAGGCGATCTACGACGAGTATAAAGACGCAGATAGAATCAAGTTTATCCTCACAGGTTCTGGGCATCTAAATTTGCACCAGCTTGGAGCTGAGTCTTTGGCAGGAAGGGTGGAGCTGATGCACCTGCGTGAGTTTAACCTAAAAGAGATGGCCAGCCTGCTCCATCCAGAGGCTTTACTCCCCTCTGACTCGGTTTTTAACTACCTTTTCGATGAAGCAAAGCTTCAAGAGTTCGCTGAAAAGCGGAGACCATTTGCTAAGATCTTAACCGAGATGCTCCCTATTCATATGGTTTGGGGTGGGCTCCCTGAAGTTTTAGAGGAAGAGACTCCTAAAGAAAAGCTGAGATACTTGGCAAACTACTTGCAAACCTATCTAGAAAATGATGTGCGCGCTATCGAATCGATCTCTGATCTTAGCCTATACCAAAAACTGATGAAGGCTTGCGCTGAACAGACAGGTTCTCTTCGCGATGATCAAAGGCTCATTAATGCCCTCCACTGCGCAAGGAACACACTGATTAAGTACCGAGGATATCTCGTTGCAACAATGCAGTATCAAGAGATATTCCCCTATATTAACAGTACCCTAAAAAGGATTGTAAAATCCCCTAAGGGATACTTAATCAATAATGGTCTTGTCAGCTACCTCACAGGTGTTGGAGATTATGAGGTTTTGAATAGTACAGGCTTATTGGGTCATCGGTTTGAAAACTGGGTGCTCAATGAGCTGCTCACTTGGACCGACTCTCTCATAGAAAGCCATGAAATTTACTTTTGGCGGACAAGTGGGGGGCTGAGATTGATTTTGTCATTTCAGTGGGGGCAGAGGTCATCCCGATTGAGGTGACATTCGCTTCGGCAGTCATCCCTCAAAAAGTGCGCCACTTAAAGGGGTTCATGGATAAAGAACCCAAAGTAAAATGGGGGATCTATCTCTACAATGGTCCCTTTAAAATTGAGAAAAGTGAGAGAATTATCTGCCTCCCCGCTTGGATGGTTTAGCCTGTGGTTGCAAAGTGGAAGCAGAGCTCGTCGGTCCGTTTGCCGATCCCCTTATCGAGGCGGTGGTCGACGATACTGACCGCTGCCTGGTGCGTGGAGATCTGGTTTTGCTGAGCCACTTCGTAGATCTCGAGGAGCTGGTGGTAGATCTCCCGGATCATGTTGCGCGCTTGGGTTGCATTATAGCCATCGCGTTGAAGCTCGTTCATTACATTGATGAGCCCTCCAGCGTTGGTGACAAAGTCGGGAGCATAGAGGATTCCCCTGTCTGC is from Candidatus Neptunochlamydia vexilliferae and encodes:
- a CDS encoding ATP-binding protein translates to MGKTIKKRVNEAEIKASFERPRVTALLGARRVGKSTLLRGYMAEHPDRKWVFFNMDRRDERLRIADQKLEQMIEEKALQRIGKGAKIWVAVDEAQKCPELFEQVKAIYDEYKDADRIKFILTGSGHLNLHQLGAESLAGRVELMHLREFNLKEMASLLHPEALLPSDSVFNYLFDEAKLQEFAEKRRPFAKILTEMLPIHMVWGGLPEVLEEETPKEKLRYLANYLQTYLENDVRAIESISDLSLYQKLMKACAEQTGSLRDDQRLINALHCARNTLIKYRGYLVATMQYQEIFPYINSTLKRIVKSPKGYLINNGLVSYLTGVGDYEVLNSTGLLGHRFENWVLNELLTWTDSLIESHEIYFWRTSGGLRLILSFQWGQRSSRLR
- a CDS encoding TfoX/Sxy family protein; protein product: MGKWKKSPQDLIDRFYETLEAFEAAEMRKMFGYPCSFVNGNMFTGLHEENWVLRLPEGAREEITKLGAEPFIPMGRPMKQYVMIPPAIQQDQEALQGWISRSLAFVSSLPKKEPKQKTKKK
- a CDS encoding aconitate hydratase; translated protein: MGKNVTQKLIESHLVEGEMVPGEEIGIKIDHTLTQDATGTMVMLELEAMGLKEAKTEVSCQYVDHNIIQNDFKNPDDHLFLWSATRKFGLWYSKPGNGVSHPVHMEKLGIPGKTMVGSDSHTPAAGSLGMLAIGTGGLEVALAIAGKPFYFKMPKVMGVKITGKLPDWVSAKDIILEMLRRHDVAGGVGKVIEYYGPGLENLSAMDRHVITNMGAELGATTSVFPSDEETQRFMTLHGRGKDWLELKADPDCTYDEHDEIDLSKLEPLIACPTSPGNVVPVKEVAGKPIFQSMIGSSANPGMRDFAIAAMIIEGKKSQDQVSLDINPSSRQVLENLVSGGYLASLIRSGARIHQAGCNGCIGMGQAPASGKISLRTNPRNFPGRSGTKEDQVYLCSPETAIASAMTGVITDPRDLDGPYPQYKEPEQIELVEELSPPGEKMDLIMGPNIKPLPKFEPLTDHIEGPVLLKMGDNISTDEILPAGTKVLPFRSNIPEISKFTFGQVDESYYDRAIKHQKTGSLLVGGNNYGQGSSREHAAISPRYLGVKAVIAKSYARIHRKNLCNFGVLPLTFVDPADHDKISQEDILEIKDVRQHIEKDHEFEVFNKTKNESYKVAHGLSQRERESILAGSLINVALED
- a CDS encoding phage holin family protein: MLLFIVRVIITTIVVLLCAHFLPGLEVKNNLDAIFFGLILAVINSVVRPILTLLTLPISILTLGLFLLVINSFTFWLASEISYGVHIHTFWGAFWGGAIIWATGIFTNRLIWDSHTY
- a CDS encoding Rpn family recombination-promoting nuclease/putative transposase, whose translation is MSRYLNPTNDVSFKKLFGTEKHKPLLISFLNSALSLEGDRKIKEVTLLPKDQAPLIKETKKSVLNIKCTDERNIQYIVGMQNKSAPGFIKRTQFYLAHSYVSQFPEGAEYVELKPVILLAIANHVLFPGKEKVISYHKTLDTDTLEHNLEDMSYVFIELPKFKKKEEELETVQDKWLYFFKNWGKTNEVPSKVQEKELIEAYHSMEEYNWSTAEREAYIQANMALTDEYDARRKERKEGVEEGLEKGRQERDQEIAQAMLKDALPVQQISKLTGLSSKEIESLR
- a CDS encoding leucine-rich repeat domain-containing protein — translated: MSSSDKLSLIPSCSQLNVFEKKVPQLNKKQAFSPPNPSVSIEQIKEMAIHFFTTESIANSSKTQKASSWIKLGTEVALQKIFKSNRDLFNEISSEIDDVIDLKSKKIESSHREAFKMLWSGNKQKLVCDILGTLMLGPTTTMVLLSDFKSEPNRQKKSYLLLRVKISIKTLEQLNISQKEKETWKNKLHNEIDSFSLQPAFQEVIAASEFIAYYLLKTDLYTLNGKALKEVICWDSQDEMLSYIVRDAVKNSLSITSYHHSLDINICHIISGIFAASLDNPKEANNYFSQMFGYIEKLQSKITPSLCSHEKNCLSNEKKYENLFNFIIKHAKNHNARQLAEQALQNKPKQSELADQINLLDLSGCCLKESDLKNSNIELLRELRSLDLSTNCLEHIPDAIEKLRYLRSLTINGNKLKQIPKFISKMPNLNYLSILKNPIKEVPASLKKIIWELPYLASWV
- a CDS encoding dual specificity protein phosphatase family protein; the encoded protein is MSIEPLESGSDLPVTEIEQEHPEQKKTAQIGQEHFAGDNSPFCIKKIKYEVSLLYKRLVKSGSWWTRIEPFNLYLGALPLANSGHLEIIVNLGVTHILSVVEDFELQEGWFNTPVKPEDWEAAGVSVKHIHAEDYCPLTHKQIEEGIAYLHQCFREGKTVYLHCKGGVGRSSSIFVAYLIKHHEMSFKGAFDFVKKQRPNIHLNEEQQNAILTYFEGVSKYGNPKSGGW